The genomic window AACACGGCCAAGAGTCTGCTGCTCAAAACGCTGCAGATGGGTCAATAAATTCAAGGACGCTCACCATGGCTACTGCAGTCAGTAACAACACCGCACTCTCCGGCACCAGCGCCATATCGAGTGGAACCGTCAGCGCCCAAGAGCAAACAGACCGATTCATGAAGTTGTTGGTGGCACAACTCAACAACCAGGATCCCATGAACCCGATGGACAACGCCCAGATGACTAGCCAGATCGCACAGATCAACACGGTCTCCGGCATCCAGGAGCTCAACGCCACGATGCAAAGCATGGCGGCCCAGTTCACCTCTATGCAGGTCTTGCAGGGTGCCAGCATGGTGGGGCATGGAGTCCTCGTGGAGTCAAACACCCTGTCGATCGACGGCGGCACAGCCAAGGGTGCCATCAATCTGGCCAGCAAGGCAGACAAAGTCACGATCGACATCAAGACCGCTGGCGGCCAATTGCTGGAAACCATCAACCTTGGCGCATTGCCGGCAGGCCAGAGCAACTTCCAGTGGGACGCCTCCAAATACAGCGGCCTGAGCAGTGTCAACTTCAAGGTAAACGCGACCCAAGGCGGAAACACCGTCAAAAGCACCGATCTTGCCCGCGACACCGTAACGGCCGTCGGCACAGAAAACGGAGCCATGTCGCTCCAGCTCAAAGGCCGCACGGCAGTCGCATACAGCGCCATCAAATCCATTCTCTAACCCCCCATTTCCCAAGAGGTAACCACCATGAGCTTTCAAACAGGACTCTCCGGCCTCAACGGCGCCAGCAAAAGTCTGGACGTGATCGGCAACAACATCGCCAACGCCAATACCGTGGGAATGAAATACTCCCGCACAGAGTTTTCAGCACTGGTCGCAGGCCAGCTGGGCGCTGCAGGCGGAAGCACCGGCAACACACCGGGCATTGGAGTGTCTGTGGGTGCGATTGCACAGCAGTTCACCCAGGGCAACATCAGCATCACTGGCAATAGTCTTGACGTAGCGGTCAACGGCGGTGGCTTTTTTCAACTCACCCAGCCTGACGGCTCAACCGCCTACACCCGTGACGGCCAATTCAAGCTGGACTCCGCCGGCAACCTCGTCACCAACAGTGGCGCCAACGTGATGGGCTTCCCCACCGACTTGCTCGGAAACCGGACTAGCATCACGCCCCAGCCCATGGTGATTCCGACCAGCGCTCCGATTCCCGCACAACAAACTACTGCCATCACGGCGGAATTCAACTTGGATGCCCGGACCAAGCCGGCAATCCAAACCACACCGCCCACACCGATTTCTACCTACGGCACCACACTCACCGCATTTGACTCGCAAGGCAACGAAGTTCCGGTGAGCCTGTACTTCGTCAAGCGCGGCCCGGATACCACCGCCAACCCGGCTGTTACGACGGATATTTGGGACGTCTATGACGCCAGCACCGTGGCTGCAGGCACCACGGCACTCAATACCAATGCAGCGGTCTATGCCACGCACCAGGCCAACGTGGCCTACAACACCACCACCCCGCCACCGACAGACCTGAAACCCACCTTCGCAGCCGCAGGTACCGGCGCCTTTGCCGCACCTGCGCTCACCACGGTAGCGACCGGCGCGCTGTTTCAGTTGGAATACGACGTGAACGGCAAACTGACGTCGCCGCTGGCCGCTCAGCCCCTGACCTTGACCTCTCCCAACACGGCGATCGGTACCTTCAGCACCACGCTGGATCTGACCAAAACCACGCAGTACGGCACCACCTTTGCCGTTTCCAACCTCACCCAGGACGGCTACACCGCAGGCGACCTGACAGGCATCTCCATTGACCCGAGTGGCGTGATTACGACCCGCTACTCAAACGGTGAGACCCAGTCCCGTGGACAACTCCTGCTTGCGGACTTCCGTAACGTGCAAGGTTTGACACCCATTAGCGGTGGAAACTGGACCGAGTCGTTTGCCTCCGGGCAGCCGGTGCTTGGCAACCCGGGTCTGGGCAAGTTCGGCGGCCTTCGCTCGGGGGCCCTCGAAGACTCCAACGTCGACCTTACCGGTGAGCTCGTCAACATGATGACGGCCCAGCGTAACTACCAAGCCAATGCACAAACCATCAAGACCCAGGACCAGATCCTGTCGACCTTGGTTAATTTGCGTTAACCAACAGCAGGACTGAAGCACCATGGACCGCCTGATATACACCGCCATGACCGGCGCCAATGCGGCGGCGAGCCGGCAGTCGGTCATTGCCAACAACCTCGCCAACGTTTCCACCAACGGCTTTCGCGCACAGCTGGCAACGTACCGTGCGGTACCCCTGCGCGGCGAAGGCGCCACCACCCGGGTTTTTGCCCTCGAAGCAACAGCCGGACACCTCGACACCCCCGGCCCTGCCATGCGCACTGACCGTAGCCTCGATGTCATGGCCAAAGACGGTGCCTGTTTCGCGGTGCAAGGCCTGGACGGCACCGAGGCCTACACCCGCAACGGGCATGTGGAAGTCGCCACAGACGGCACACTGACCACCGGCAACGGGCTGCAGGTCCTGTCAAGCGACGGCTCCCCCATCACATCGCCCGCCGGGGCTGAACTCACCATTCAACCGGACGGCACGGTCAGCGCCAAAGTCGGCAACCAGCCGGCCAACGCCATCGGCAGGCTCAAACTGGTAGTTCCCACCCCGGAAGACCCACTCGTTCGCAGCGACGATGGTTTGTTCCGCGCCTTGTCCGGCGATCCGCTGAACAACGAAGACACCGCGCGCGTGCAGGCCGGCATGCTGGAAGGCTCCAATGTCAATGCGATCGAAGCCATGGTCGGCATGATCCAAACCGCGCGCCAGTTCGAAGCCCAAACCCGCCTCATGCAAACGGCCGAGTCAAATGACCGTTCTGCTGGGCAACTCTTGAACATGCAAGGATAAACACCATGATCAACTCGCTCTGGATT from Rhodoferax potami includes these protein-coding regions:
- a CDS encoding flagellar hook assembly protein FlgD; translated protein: MATAVSNNTALSGTSAISSGTVSAQEQTDRFMKLLVAQLNNQDPMNPMDNAQMTSQIAQINTVSGIQELNATMQSMAAQFTSMQVLQGASMVGHGVLVESNTLSIDGGTAKGAINLASKADKVTIDIKTAGGQLLETINLGALPAGQSNFQWDASKYSGLSSVNFKVNATQGGNTVKSTDLARDTVTAVGTENGAMSLQLKGRTAVAYSAIKSIL
- the flgE gene encoding flagellar hook protein FlgE, translated to MSFQTGLSGLNGASKSLDVIGNNIANANTVGMKYSRTEFSALVAGQLGAAGGSTGNTPGIGVSVGAIAQQFTQGNISITGNSLDVAVNGGGFFQLTQPDGSTAYTRDGQFKLDSAGNLVTNSGANVMGFPTDLLGNRTSITPQPMVIPTSAPIPAQQTTAITAEFNLDARTKPAIQTTPPTPISTYGTTLTAFDSQGNEVPVSLYFVKRGPDTTANPAVTTDIWDVYDASTVAAGTTALNTNAAVYATHQANVAYNTTTPPPTDLKPTFAAAGTGAFAAPALTTVATGALFQLEYDVNGKLTSPLAAQPLTLTSPNTAIGTFSTTLDLTKTTQYGTTFAVSNLTQDGYTAGDLTGISIDPSGVITTRYSNGETQSRGQLLLADFRNVQGLTPISGGNWTESFASGQPVLGNPGLGKFGGLRSGALEDSNVDLTGELVNMMTAQRNYQANAQTIKTQDQILSTLVNLR
- a CDS encoding flagellar basal body rod protein FlgF; amino-acid sequence: MDRLIYTAMTGANAAASRQSVIANNLANVSTNGFRAQLATYRAVPLRGEGATTRVFALEATAGHLDTPGPAMRTDRSLDVMAKDGACFAVQGLDGTEAYTRNGHVEVATDGTLTTGNGLQVLSSDGSPITSPAGAELTIQPDGTVSAKVGNQPANAIGRLKLVVPTPEDPLVRSDDGLFRALSGDPLNNEDTARVQAGMLEGSNVNAIEAMVGMIQTARQFEAQTRLMQTAESNDRSAGQLLNMQG